The Proteiniphilum propionicum genome contains the following window.
ATACTTCACGTTGCTCAGCCATCCCTTGCGGATGTTCCAGGTGCCGTTGGTGTTGAACCGCAGGCCAATGTCGCGTGCACCCGTTTCGAGCTGACTGCGTTCATCATCGGGGTTTCTCTCCCGTGTATCTTTGCCCAGCGAGAAATCGAAGGAGGTGTTGCTGGATAGTTTGTTGAAACGATTGGAATACATTGCCCGAGCCGTTGCGCGCTGATAATAGGCATACGACTCCTTGGCATCCTTTATGCTGTAGGCGTAATCACCGCTTACATTCAGGTTTCCCCTCTCTTTACCCAGGCTCACGCCCTTGCTCACAGAGGCCTGGTAGATGCTGGGGTCTGTCTTCAGACGGATGGTGAGTGGTTCCCTGCCCGCTTTCGATTTGATGATCACCGCACCGGAGGTGAGGTCGCCATGTTCAACCGAGGGGATGCCGCGGATCACCTCCACCGACTCAATGTTATCGGTTGAGATGGAGCGGATGTCGAGACCCGAGTTGGGTGATGAACCACCTCCTATAGAACCGCCACCACCGCTGATGGCCGGTGAGAGCGTCTGCAGGTTGGCATTGTTCGACAGGGGAGCACCGTCGATCACGATGGCGGTCCCCATGCTGTTCATATTGGCAGCATCGGCCGGTACCGGTATCCCCTGGTTGAGCGGGTTGGCTCCCAGGCTGCGGATATTGAAGGTCTTGGCCGATGAGAGACCACTTTCATAAGAAGTGATACCACCGGGTAGTAACTGCATGATATCGCTCAGCGAGCTGGTCTGCAGGTGATCCATCGCCTGGCGGGAGACAAGGGAGGCGGTGGCTCTGCCGGCCTTGCTCTCCTGTGCCACCACGGTGATCTCTGTCAACCGGAAGGTGCTCTCCTGCATCTGAAAGGAGATCTCCAGATGCTTTCCGGCACCAAGGGTAAAAGCGGTATCGATCGGTTCCATCCCCAGAAATTCGATCTTCAGGTTGATACGCCCCGGCGAGAGACGATCGAAGAAAAACTCACCTTTGTTGTTGGTGGTGGTGGCTGACCCTTGCGGGAGCACCTGCACCGTGGCAAATTCAACCGGCACAGAGGGATCATTCTGCTCTACCACCCTTCCTCTCACGGAAGAGAGGAGTTCTTGCGCGGAGAGTTGTTCCGCACCAAGGATAAACAGCCCCAATATGGAAAGGATGGACAAAAGCAGTCTCCTTGGTGATATAATTGGATTAAGTATAAGATTTTTTATCATACTGTATGCTCCTTAATAGAAAAATCAGGTTACATAATTAGTCCGTCAAGCGTTTTACGGTACGCAACAGTTCATTTTTAACAACTTCGTCTGTCTCAACCGAAGCCTGTCTTTTACAAAAATCGACAATCTCGCACTTTTTCCAGGAACGGGTATACCAGCCAAATGCTTCGGCCAACAGTAGTCTAAGGCTTTGATCATCTGATTCCTTCATAAACTGGAAAAGTGAATCAAGATAAGCTGTTTGGTTGGAGTTTCGCAGAGCAGTGATGTTAAATCGCTTGCTACGTTGCTCCACCTTTGGATCGAGCAGTTCCATCATATTCTTCTCGTTTCCAGCAAGAACTCTCTCCAAGTTGGCTTTCTCCTCCCTCTTCTGTTCATACCAGACACCACGCCTACCTTCCAGCTGCTTGTCATAGGCAACTAGTGCTGCTTCTACGGGATATAGCTCGGCAGCTCGCCTGATCTGAAAATCAACTCGCTTGGTGATGCCTGGAGAAACCCGCAACAGCATGATATCATCAAGAAGAGCAGGCGATTGATTCTTGGAAGCATCGATTCCAGCAAAACGGCGTAAAAGTTCATAATTGTCATACAATCCGGCTTTGATGGAGGGAACTATCATATCACTACCACTTTGCTGTATGAGTTGATAAGCCATCAGTCTTACGGTAGGACGAGCATCGCTGGTCTGTATCACATACAATTGATCAGGGTTCATTACACCCTTTTGGAAAAGGATTTTCATGGAGAGTGCTTTGATTTCTGGATGCTCCTCCTTTGCCATTTTCTTCCAAAAGCGGACTTCATCTCTCCGGTGTGCAATGGCATAGTTGAAGTCATGCCCCTTTTTCCGGCTACTTACATACCGGAAGGTGGGATCACCAATCAGGTGTGATTCAAGAGTGAACTGTTCCTTAGCCCAGTTTCCCACACTCACACCAAGCTCCAACAAACCGATCAACTGGTTGGACCAGATATCCTGCAGGGTATTTACCGAATTAGCTTTGACCACTACAGTATGTCCCGGATTGAATATGTAATGACCACTGATATAATCTTCCAGATGAAAGGATCCATTGAAGCATGCATCCAGCATAATAAAGCGGGCTCCTGGTGTAAAACCTTCAAGATCTGCAATATGAATATCCATTGCGGCGTCGATCAGGCTGTCCTGTTTCATCCTTTCAGGATCGAATGCGTCAGCCACCCATGATTCCGGCACATTGTAGTTCTCAATATAGTACTGTTTGGAGGCAATTGTATCCCTTGCACTCCGGATCTTTCCCCGGAAAAACTTACGCGCCATATCCAGCCATCGGTCCGCCATGCTTGCATACGGGCTGGCATTCAGATACTGCGTATCCTCGGCACCATGATGATGCAGAATAGCCAGATCAAGATCCTCTCTTGAGAGCTCTGCCATAAGGCGCCATTTAACCGATTCATCGAATGTATGATCGATATAGTTGAGATGGCCTTTTCCTTGGGCCAATACGGGAAATTGGTCTATTAACGAAATTCTTTCATCAGCCCGTGCTACCATGCTATTGGAGTTGTATCCTTGTCCAGCAAAATAAGTGATACGGCTAATCTCCCGTACTGATTCTTTCTCTCTTACCACCTTCTCCAGATAGGCATCAATAAGCTCAAAGCGTGTTTTACCCTTGTATTTGGGTGGTTTAATCCGTGCGCTGTAGATGTTGCTATTCACCGATTGAGCTCCTTCGGATGACAAACTGTAATAGTAATACAAATGGTTAACCGAATCTCTTTTGAGGTAATCGAACTTCAAATTAAAATCATCATAGAATCTGTCAGAAGGGACTGAAGAGTACTCCCAAGGACGTTGCTGATTCATCTTAAATGCAGTTGTCAGATGCTGCCCGTCTCTGATCATGGGTACAGGAATATTTCCTATAAATACAGCTCCCTCTAAACCATCAGTCTTATATAGAGTATACAATACCGTTCTGATGGAATCAGGGATATTCCATCTGTCAACAATAATATGTGTTTTAAGTCCATCTGCTTCTACTGAAGCAGCATACTTTTCTAAAGCACTCTTACAGTTATCCATCACCTCCTGATCAACAATAACGGCGAAAGAGGGTTCATTTTTTCTCGCAAATGTGTCGATGTACACAAATGCTAACAACGACACCGTTAAAACAAAACAACGATATTTCATTTTTCCTTAATATTATATTTCAAATTATTCAAATTCGCGGTAAAAATAATACATTATAACACTAATTCCTAATTTTAAAGAATGAACAGCTCTTTTAATGAATACAAAGGTCTCTAACAATTACTAAGTAACAAATATAATTTAGTAAGGATTATTTGATGATTCGCTCATTATTTAGAGATATGCATAGTTTATTTTAAGGCATGTTGAGCTTATGGTGAGTTTACCTTTAAGAATAATTTATTTTCCGGAGAGACCTACAGAAAAAAGCTGTAAAGAACAACTAAAAAAGTTAGATGTATGGATGTATGAAAGTTATAATTAGAACAAACGTATGATGGTATTAAGTTTCGAAAGTAGCGCACAGCGGAATCGAACCGCTATTCATTGCCTGAGAAACAATTTTCCTAACCGTTAGAAGAGTGCGCCTTCTTGTATGGTGTTGCAAAATTAAGTAAAAAAGTTGTACCGTTGTACATAATCAGTGAAATTTTTTTATTTTTTCCGCTGATAATACCTGTCAAGCGCCTCCTTGGCTGCCACAAATGAGCTTTTACGGTCGCAAAGCACCTCTTTTTCAAGGTCAGATAACAATTTTGCAATCTCCGGATCACGATAGAAACCGTTTCTTAGCTGCTCGTTAATGCTTTCAAACATCCAGAACTTAGCCTGCTCCTTTCTTTTGCGGTCGAAATATCCGTTCAGCTTCACAAAATCAACATACCGGTGCACCATATCCCAAACCTCATCTATCCCAATATCATAAAATCCCGAATAGGTAAGCACTTCGGGTATCCATCCCGATTCAGGAACCGGGTAGAGATGCAGTGCGTTTTTCAGTTGCCGCTGTGCCATCTTTGCCTTATCGATATTATCTCCATCGGCTTTATTTATTACAATACCATCAGCCATCTCCATAATTCCCCGTTTAATACCCTGCAGCTCATCACCTGTGCCGGCTAACTGAATCAGCAGAAAAAAATCTACCATGGAATGGACTGCAGTCTCCGACTGGCCTACTCCCACAGTCTCCACAAAAAGGTAATCGAATCCGGCTGCTTCACAAAGGATAATCGACTCCCTTGTTTTGCGTGCTACGCCCCCCAGAGATCCAGCCGAGGGAGAGGGGCGTATAAAGGCATCATGCTCGCGGGAGAGCTTTTCCATCCTGGTTTTGTCTCCTAGAATACTCCCTTTCGAACGTTCACTTGAAGGATCAATGGCAAGCACTGCCAGTTTATGCCCGTTCTTAAGTAGATGTATCCCGAAAGCATCGATGGATGTGCTTTTCCCAGCTCCGGGAACACCTGTGATGCCCACACGGATAGAATTCCCGGCATATGGCAGGCATTTCTCGATAATAGCCTGTGCCATATCCTGATGTTCCGGGCGTGAACTCTCCACAAGTGTTACAGCCCTGCTCAGTATCACTCTGTCACCAGACAAGATGCCTTCCACGTATTCAGTGACCGAAAGCGTGCTGCTCCTCAATGGTTTCTTCATATAAGGATTTACACTTGGTGGTCGAGAGATACCTTTATTTACCATAAGTCCGCTATATTTGGGGTCGTTTTCGGGGTGTTCCATTGTTGCTTTATCAAAAATTGAAAAAACCGGATGAACTCTTTATACAAAGATAATTCATTCGGCTTGTATAGACAATCAGAAAGTCTATTTTATCTTTTTGGAGTCACATTACCCTTGATTGTGAGTATGTAAACTGTGTCGGGTACATTTGTATAAACGGTTATAGTCTTGTTAAATGTGCCAGGACGACGTACTGTGGAATACTGCGCGGAAATTACTCCTTTTTTACCGGGCAAAACCGGCTCTCGTGTATATCCGGGCGTAGTGCACCCGCATGATGTTGTCACCCTATGTATGACAAGGGGGCTATTACCTTTGTTGGTAAACTCAAATTGAGTGGTTACTGCACCTATCTCCTCTTTGATAGTACCAAAATTATGCTCAGTCTTCTTAAATTCCATATCAGCCTTCGACTGTGAAAAGACTGCTCCGCTAATCAGAACGGTAAATACGAATATTAAACTCAACTTTTTCATTTGAATATTTCTTTTCGTTTCCAATAATTTTTTCAGACACGATAATAACAAAATAGTTTAACCCTTGTTTACTATTTAACAATTATTCGGCTTCCCCCGGTATGAGAGATAAATTCAGGTGCATACATGCTTTGAATTGTAGTGATGCCGCTGGAATAGCTGCCGGTACGGTTTATATAAACCGCATATTCAAACAACCAGGTACCACGCGGCAATAAGTTGAAATAAAAATTGGAAGAAGCATCTTTACTGGTTTGATAGTAGGGTATCCCGTTTTGCCAACTCATACCGGAGACCTGATTGGCAGGTTCAAAAGCGGCTGCACGCATATCCTTCAGATTTACAAATTCCATGTCGCGGTCCGTCCTGACAGTGATACGCACAACAACTTTATCACCAACATTCAGTGGAGTCTCTTTCGTGATACGAACCAGTTCCGCTCCCGACGGCCCTGACTGTTCTACAAAAAGGAGTTTTTCAACATCAAGAGAGGCGTCTGTTTTGGTAATCTTATCCATATCTTCATAGTACTGCCAGTATAGTGCTCCCCAGGCAGGGGCATTACCCTTATGCTCGACTGTTACTTTTCCCATTTCGGGATTTATCTCTGAGATACTCCAGGATTGACTGAAATATCCAGTTCCAAACTCACTGCTATCCGGCTTAACACGCCGCTTGCCAATAGTTACAACAGTTTCTCCCTGTGAAGAGATCCAGTCGCTCCCCGTACTAAGCAAAGCATATACAGCATCGGCAGTAGCGTTAGTAGTTTCCCATATCTGTGTCTGTTTTTGCTTGAGCAACCATCGCTTCATCTTATCCATCTCTGTTTCTGATGCACCTCCAGCACGAAATGCCTCCATGATAAAGGTATGGGCCGAAATGGCTGATTGCGACATAAACACATGACCGCGATTATTAGCCCAGTACATTCCCTCTTCCTCTGATACGGTTGCATGTTCCCTTAAGGAGTCCAGTATCTCCGCTAAAATGCTAAAATTATTCTCACGCTTCATCAGCAGAGCGATAAGAGACTGCTCGTATAAGCTATAGAAGGTCCGGTTTTTTTGTATCACTGAGAGATAGAAATCGGTCATCTTACGCACCTCAGAGTCCATAATAAAGTCGCTGTATTCCGAACGTACATAGAGGTATTCAAGATCTGTTACCGAGATAGTTTTCATCTTTCGCCAATCTTTATGGTATTTTTTAACTGATTCAAAACGGCGTCTGGCTTCTTCATCTATAAATTCGATTGCTTTCGACTGCATTACAAGGATATCTGGCGTAAACTCCACAGCATTAAGCTTCCTGAGTTGCTGAAAACCATACAGGATATATTGCGTGATGCTTACACTCGGACTGAAACCCTTGAACCAGCTCCAGCCACCCTGGTTGGTTTGCAGTTCCCGTAATTTATCCAACGCAGAGCTTGTAAGGTTCATACTCCGGTTAAGGTCGAACAACAACCATAACTTTTCCTTCTGCTCCGATTCATTCTTTGCTTTCATCACCCAGGGAGTTTCCTCAAGCAATACATTTTTCAACTCCTGATTTTTTTCAAGGTTTGAAAGGAAAGTCTCCTTGGTCCCACCCTCCATCTTCCAGGCTGAAACCATAGCCGTCACTTTAGGATATAACTTTCCTATATGAGCGCCCAGGGTATTAGCATAATAAGAAGAAAACCACGAAACTGCATTGTCACTTCCAGGGTTACTCAACACGGGGAGCGCCTGAACAGCGTACCACGCAGGATTAGACGCAAACTCGAGCGAGAGGCGGTAACTTTGCGCGGTTGCAGATATCTCTTTCGTCAACCGCTCCATGAAAAATGATTTTGTCTCGTTACCATTCACATCCATTCGCATACTCTCGGTCACCAACATCCGATTGGGAAGCACCGCAAGGGCATGTTGTTCTCCATCCGAGAAATCTTCAGCTTGTGCGATAATGCGGATACCTATCACGTCGTGATCATACGGCACATCAAAAATCCACGAAGCATCGGAAGAAGAGCCACTTGAAAGCTGGAACGACTGGGAGGCATTTGAAACCGAAATACCGGAAAAGAGTTGTTCCGTTAATGGGTCAAAAAGTTCTATCTTCACCATTCCATCAATGTCATGCTCCGACAGGTTGGAAATCTTTGCAGAGATACTTACCCTGTCGCCCTGACGCAGAAACCGGGGCATATTAGGCGTCACCATAAGCTCTTTTTGCGAGACAGTATAAGCTTCCGCCTTCCCGCTATTCAGTTTCTTATCGTGAGCCAACACACGAAAACGCCAACGGGTATTGCTCCCGGGTACGGTGAAAGCAATTTGTGTCTCTCCCTTATCGTTGGTTCTTAGCTGCGGATAAAAAAAAGCGGTTTCATTAAAATTACGACGGATCTGAGGTACAACATCCATGCAGGTATCTTCTGCCATTATAGGGGATTGTGGCGCATACGGGGAACGACGGGCACTATCTCTCTCATTCTCCACGTCCACACCCTTCAAAGCACTCTCACGTACAACCATATCTTCGTTTACCATAACCTGTTCTGAAGATGCTTCATAATTCTCAGTCTGTATACCTCCCGCCTTGGCACTCCGAAACATTACCCTGCCTGAATACAACAACGAGTATCCATACCAGTTAAAACGATCGAACTGGAAAGAGATAACCTCTTTGAACGGTCGGCTAAAATAGCCACTGCCAAACCCGGGGTTAAAAGAGAGGTCTCCCTGATACTTTGGGCTATAGCCTTGTGAAAGGAGCGAAAAATAGTGGTCCCCCCATCCCTGGTTAGGATATATTTTATCGAGCGACACGTCATACATTGATGCAAGGACCTCAGCTACAACAGGTTTCCCAACAGCATCTAATACTGACAGACGCCACTCCTCCCCCGATCCG
Protein-coding sequences here:
- the meaB gene encoding methylmalonyl Co-A mutase-associated GTPase MeaB — encoded protein: MEHPENDPKYSGLMVNKGISRPPSVNPYMKKPLRSSTLSVTEYVEGILSGDRVILSRAVTLVESSRPEHQDMAQAIIEKCLPYAGNSIRVGITGVPGAGKSTSIDAFGIHLLKNGHKLAVLAIDPSSERSKGSILGDKTRMEKLSREHDAFIRPSPSAGSLGGVARKTRESIILCEAAGFDYLFVETVGVGQSETAVHSMVDFFLLIQLAGTGDELQGIKRGIMEMADGIVINKADGDNIDKAKMAQRQLKNALHLYPVPESGWIPEVLTYSGFYDIGIDEVWDMVHRYVDFVKLNGYFDRKRKEQAKFWMFESINEQLRNGFYRDPEIAKLLSDLEKEVLCDRKSSFVAAKEALDRYYQRKK
- a CDS encoding DUF1573 domain-containing protein gives rise to the protein MKKLSLIFVFTVLISGAVFSQSKADMEFKKTEHNFGTIKEEIGAVTTQFEFTNKGNSPLVIHRVTTSCGCTTPGYTREPVLPGKKGVISAQYSTVRRPGTFNKTITVYTNVPDTVYILTIKGNVTPKR